A window of the Podospora bellae-mahoneyi strain CBS 112042 chromosome 6, whole genome shotgun sequence genome harbors these coding sequences:
- a CDS encoding hypothetical protein (EggNog:ENOG503NY6A), with the protein MGRRPNALILQYFERGPKLQDQSNRYPHTCKSCGEHFPRGRLDSLTSHLTKKCPAISEADRVSALLTLSGMGHASKTFQQSQQAHAHPQVSDGSSVDLPMTSRDWTALGVLAEVSRQIDLNEKNDDRGQMTGAIPNTHLGTAQPGERFDMQDQFNFDNPPLNEDIGAQKDSKVEPPSPNAGDRGLITDERLQEILRAENEANTDSANISMAAAATARLHPAFLDPELLADEATVAAVTEAANQANTAAVAATAAAAVAAAVAENSNISTPEQSGLEDQPPPTPTAPALPESLIQSSGIPVTTMPNAPMIPVTSDGPAWVDGNYAAASFQMPLNSPLPQPPAPHAKGGFRLDTANGAKSRHSRARFNPDRRKEVQEVRKIGACIRCRVLRKTCSQGSPCDTCRKVLSPRVWRNGCVRTKFSEQLDLYSAGVQIVLAQARVNGIKHTVALQHHGIFIEACHFPDYESRLQLLVLQSEPERDAEGKLLDASIAEDHPSSYHIAMLDNDNQDVPARVETYMREVLPEMIRREPSQFMRITLQTAVDVATRTNDELLKKSLELWGLVEILDRERQWTITVKSGESELQPRIIKEETDGELFHTICLQLAAATERKAAATSKALLTGMQRVLQDSKVKIDYNMYFAVLILLNCVEKSIWAFRAWEQPNLRGQWPLEKDPGSFAQQGSVIAELLHMLLGIRKALPRTSRRESDGKLVTDDANPLIQAYFEAIDLDFATVKAKQDQPNFSPTDPRSFELLFCSTLLLPPSSD; encoded by the exons ATGGGCAGACGGCCTAATGCCCTGATTCTGCAATACTTCGAAAGAGGACCCAAGTTGCAGGACCAGAGCAATCGCTACCCTCATACCTGCAAATC ATGTGGTGAACACTTCCCTCGCGGTCGCCTCGACAGCCTGACGAGCCATCTCACCAAGAAATGCCCTGCCATCAGCGAAGCCGATCGAGTCAGCGCGTTGCTCACCCTCTCGGGGATGGGCCATGCATCCAAGACATTCCAGCAGAGCCAGCAGGCTCATGCCCACCCCCAGGTCTCCGATGGCTCTTCGGTCGACCTTCCTATGACGTCGCGCGACTGGACTGCTCTTGGAGTGCTGGCTGAGGTCTCGAGACAAATCGACTTGAATGAGAAGAATGACGATCGCGGCCAGATGACGGGCGCAATCCCAAATACCCATTTGGGGACTGCACAGCCTGGAGAACGCTTTGATATGCAAGATCAATTCAATTTTGACAATCCGCCGTTGAATGAGGACATTGGCGCGCAGAAAGACTCAAAGG TTGAGCCGCCGTCGCCGAACGCCGGCGACAGAGGCCTCATTACCGACGAGCGACTCCAAGAAATACTACGCGCAGAAAATGAAGCCAATACCGATTCTGCCAACATTTcaatggctgctgctgcgactGCTCGCCTGCACCCAGCATTCCTGGATCCCGAGCTTCTAGCCGATGAGGCGACTGTTGCGGCCGTGACAGAGGCTGCAAATCAAGCGAATACCGCCGCTGTGGCcgcgactgctgctgctgccgtaGCTGCTGCCGTAGCCGAGAACAGCAATATCTCGACCCCTGAGCAGTCTGGGCTGGAGGACCAACCACCGCCGACGCCCACAGCGCCTGCGCTTCCCGAGTCCCTGATCCAGAGTTCTGGAATTCCGGTTACTACCATGCCCAATGCTCCTATGATTCCGGTAACGAGCGATGGGCCGGCTTGGGTAGATGGCAACTACGCGGCGGCTTCTTTTCAGATGCCTCTGAACAGCCCGTTGCCTCAACCTCCTGCGCCCCACGCGAAGGGAGGGTTCCGCCTCGACACCGCCAATGGTGCCAAGTCGCGACATTCTCGCGCTCGGTTCAACCCTGACAGGAGAAAGGAGGTCCAGGAAGTCCGCAAGATTGGAGCCTGCATTCGTTGCCGCGTGCTGCGAAAGACGTGTTCTCAGGGTTCGCCCTGTGATACCTGTCGCAAAGTGCTATCACCTCGCGTGTGGCGCAATGGGTGCGTGCGCACCAAGTTCTCAGAACAGTTGGACCTGTACTCTGCCGGAGTACAAATAGTCCTCGCCCAGGCCCGGGTAAATGGGATCAAGCATACTGTGGctcttcaacaccatggAATCTTCATTGAAGCTTGTCATTTCCCTGACTACGAGTCACGACTTCAGCTGCTCGTTCTACAGAGCGAGCCTGAGAGGGATGCGGAGGGGAAGCTGCTTGATGCAAGCATAGCAGAAGACCATCCCTCCAGCTACCACATCGCCATGCttgacaacgacaaccaAGACGTTCCTGCTCGAGTGGAGACGTACATGCGCGAGGTCTTGCCAGAAATGATTCGGCGCGAGCCATCACAGTTTATGCGCATTACTTTGCAGACTGCCGTCGACGTTGCGACAAGAACCAATGATGAGCTTCTCAAGAAGTCCCTTGAGTTGTGGGGTCTGGTTGAAATACTGGATCGCGAGCGACAGTGGACCATCACCGTCAAGAGCGGGGAGAGCGAGCTTCAGCCCAGGATCATCAAGGAAGAGACAGATGGCGAATTGTTCCATACAATCTGTCTTCAGCTTGCCGCGGCCACAGAGAGAAAAGCAGCGGCCACTAGCAAAGCGCTGTTGACTGGCATGCAGCGTGTGCTGCAAGACAGCAAAGTCAAGATTGACTACAACATGTATTTTGCCGTTTTGATCTTGCTCAATTGTGTGGAAAAGTCCATCTGGGCTTTCCGGGCTTGGGAACAGCCGAACCTAAGGGGCCAGTGGCCGCTCGAGAAGGACCCAGGCAGCTTCGCCCAGCAGGGCTCCGTCATCGCCGAGCTGTTGCACATGTTGCTAGGGATTCGTAAAGCGCTTCCACGCACATCACGTCGGGAGTCTGATGGGAAGTTGGTGACTGATGATGCTAACCCGTTGATCCAGGCCTATTTTGAGGCCATTGACTTGGACT TTGCTACAGTAAAAGCAAAACAAGACCAACCGAACTTCTCGCCGACGGACCCCCGATCATTTGAGCTTCTCTTTTGCTCCACGCTTCTCTTGCCACCATCCTCAGACTAG
- the MET13 gene encoding methylenetetrahydrofolate reductase (NAD(P)H) met13 (COG:E; EggNog:ENOG503NWPE) has product MHIREMLADAERTGAPSFSFEYFPPKTTQGVQNLYDRMERMNNFGPKFIDITWGAGGRIAELTCEMVVQAQTYLGLETCMHLTCTDMGEEKVNDALRKAYKAGCTNILALRGDPPREKEKWEAAEGGFRYARDLVQHIRKSYHEHFDIGVAGYPEGCDDNKDEDLLLDHLKEKVDAGATFIVTQMFYDADNFVRWVGKVRARGISVPIIPGIMPIATYASFLRRANHMNCKIPDDWMQRLEPVKNDDVAVRDIGKTLVAELCRKILAAGIHHLHFYTMNLAQATRMVLEELDWMPSPDRPVKQALPWKRSLGLGRQVEDVRPIFWRNRNKSYVARTQDWDEFPNGRWGDSRSPAFGELDAYGIGLTGTNEQNRQKWGEPTCIRDIATLFVRYLNKEIEYLPWSEAPVAEEADVIKDYLLDLNKRGLITVNSQPAVNGVKSTHPIHGWGPSKGYVYQKAYLELLVSPEVYPEIKKRIENHPDLTYHAVTKSGMLETNAPSDAPNAVTWGVFPGKEIVQPTIVERISFLAWKDEAFQLGSDWARCYEADTPSRLLLEDIMKSWYLVNIVNNDFHQGETLYEVLKDLQEPNLDKVPQPPATNGEVANGVEAST; this is encoded by the exons ATGCATATCCGCGAGATGCTCGCCGATGCCGAAAGGACCGGCGCACCGTCCTTCTCGTTCGAGTACTTCCCGCCCAAGACGACACAGGGTGTCCAGAACCTTTACGACCGCATGGAACGCATGAACAACTTTGGGCCAAAATTCATCGACATCACATGGGGTGCTGGCGGCCGGATTGCCGAACTGACGTGCGAGATGGTGGTACAGGCGCAGACATATCTGGGGCTCGAGACATGCATGCATCTTACCTGCACCGACAtgggcgaggagaaggtcaaCGATGCCTTGCGAAAGGCTTACAAGGCTGGGTGCACCAACATTCTGGCTTTGAGAGGTGATCCACCTcgcgagaaggagaagtgggaggcTGCCGAAGGTGGTTTCCGCTACGCACGCGATCTTGTCCAGCACATCCGAAAATCCTACCACGAGCACTTTGACATTGGCGTTGCCGGCTATCCCGAGGGTTGTGACGACAACAAGGACGAGGATCTGTTGTTGGATCacttgaaggagaaggtcgACGCCGGTGCCACATTCATCGTGACTCAGATGTTCTACGATGCCGACAACTTTGTTCGCTGGGTCGGCAAGGTCAGAGCTCGGGGCATCAGCGTCCCAATCATTCCCGGCATCATGCCCATTGCTACCTACGCCAGCTTCCTTCGCCGCGCCAATCACATGAACTGCAAGATCCCCGACGATTGGATGCAGAGACTCGAGCCGGTCAAGAACGACGATGTGGCGGTCAGAGATATCGGGAAGACGCTCGTTGCTGAGCTGTGTCGCAAGATTCTTGCGGCCGGAATTCACCACTTGCACTTTTACACCATGAACTTGGCACAGGCCACCCGcatggtgttggaggagctcGACTGGATGCCATCCCCGGATCGCCCGGTCAAGCAGGCACTCCCCTGGAAGAGGTCTCTTGGCTTGGGTCGCCAGGTCGAGGATGTCCGGCCCATTTTCTGGCGCAATCGCAACAAATCTTACGTTGCTCGCACGCAAGACTGGGACGAGTTCCCCAACGGTCGCTGGGGTGACTCTAGGTCGCCGGCCTTCGGTGAACTGGACGCATATGGTATTGGTCTGACGGGCACCAATGAGCAAAACCGCCAAAAGTGGGGCGAGCCAACTTGCATCCGCGACATCGCCACCCTCTTTGTCCGCTACCTGAACAAGGAGATTGAGTATCTCCCATGGAGTGAGGCACCAGTCGCCGAAGAGGCCGATGTGATCAAGGACTACCTTCTTGACCTCAACAAGCGGGGTCTGATCACGGTAAATTCTCAGCCGGCTGTCAACGGTGTCAAGTCTACCCATCCAATACACGGATGGGGTCCATCCAAGGGTTATGTGTACCAGAAGGCCTACCTCGAATTGCTCGTTTCCCCAGAAGTCTACCCAGAGATCAAGAAGCGCATTGAGAACCACCCCGATTTGACGTACCACGCGGTGACCAAGTCTGGCATGCTTGAGACCAATGCTCCATCCGACGCGCCCAACGCCGTAACGTGGGGTGTTTTCCCCGGAAAGGAAATTGTTCAGCCTACTATCGTTGAGCGAATTAGTTTCCTCGCTTGGAAGGACGAAGCGTTCCAGTTGGGATCTGACTGGGCTCGCTGCTATGAGGCTGACACCCCAAGCCGTCTGTTGCTCGAGGACATCATGAAGTCGTGGTACTTGGTGAATATCG TCAATAACGATTTCCACCAAGGAGAGACGCTTTATGAGGTTCTGAAGGATCTCCAGGAGCCCAACTTGGACAAGGTCCCGCAACCACCAGCCACCAATGGCGAAGTTGCCAACGGCGTTGAGGCTTCAACATAA
- the SEC5 gene encoding Exocyst complex component S5 (COG:U; EggNog:ENOG503NU6Y): MADIERERAVLDFYQISSLKPETLVQWPTEKDRDSDASEDESVKKKANRRKSRYQALERAVSTRSSFVPGSETSGSGVANLVQRDEPDPLGSTDSVVRTLKQQGVPLQDDLKLRNRFLLSSTTFSPALFLSQMHATADTQSLLSGLDILSRSIDQKSASLKVLVESNFERFVRAKATIDNVYKEMKYRGVDPTPPRARAHSRHASRNSFRSGSGAPMTSPLNPVTDPRKKNALAKESEYGILGIKAPLLDVSAKAEEVWGPALGGREKEEHLKTVASSLDSYKEYVEISAAIADSIKRNDHESLVEEYTKARRFAEQAKQLAQELEGSQPDEDQVYRIVLAARMWHDVEEQISNLKRDIWRSLVSPYNMAKPDSGKSGDQHMELITLLLELGVEDNPIWVWLLSRYDYLKSKIQSTTERSKVEIEILRRRLANSEKPSPQTIASHMRTLGRQSLESKTKTFDSPDIAELWELNVAYMSNLLSSQGILGEVLEFWQTVQGFIEGKTQRSLPVGYRGESKEHHRLSQQGTVDLQKGAVELVSLIRESVLMFFAGPPPEDISLLFSPMPQTPSTPGYGGNLTPRDPRFNLDPNNIPPPSPRRGEAWEKFAFWPPWSNSLSGVHYLARMLVLVGAAACDMASIEPVGQGDAAEVERVKTLVGVARERCVTALCAAWNRDAENIKYVEDWNRSPDRKEVTKMPASFKAFEGALLAGMQNILYISEAMDKPGAGEIVLPPPPKLLQMVRSQYVTTLYKALSGMVENAERPVKKADDEWTVDVDGYVLVSSAAAPRASTAVGGSTIDAGDRNVRMLLTLSNLSALRTEIVPDLNTQFENAFSVKLTDETKTIRDVLSQIDARLFQSYTRPAIETLKRIIRAGVSDPNWAPSSPSRPKEVRPYVYEALLSLVLVHTQVSTTAATLTSQVLSYLLEQVSKELLEAFKSRQRYNLEALMQATLDVEFVAQTLSHYTTDRASELQSQIYQELDGRTDNEARARLQGELPEMRAVLKRLREASKSEFACFRKPKRPVGNGLERRETGGSVGSL, encoded by the exons ATGGCTGACATCGAGCGAGAGCGGGCCGTTCTCGACTTCTACCAAATATCATCGCTGAAACCTGAAACGCTGGTCCAGTGGCCAACAGAGAAAGACCGCGACAGCGACGCCTCCGAAGATGAGAGTGTCAAGAAAAAGGCGAACAGGAGGAAGTCGAGATACCAGGCATTGGAGAGGGCTGTGAGCACCAGGAGTAGCTTCGTCCCTGGTTCTGAGACTTCAGGGAGTGGTGTTGCGAATTTGGTGCAGCGAGACGAACCAGACCCCCTAGGGTCAACCGACAGTGTTGTTCGGACATTGAAACAGCAGGGGGTTCCTCTTCAAGATGACTTGAAGCTTC GCAACcgattcctcctctcctcgacGACCTTTTCCCCAGCGCTCTTCCTATCCCAAATGCACGCCACAGCCGATACCCAATCCCTCCTCAGCGGTCTAGACATACTGTCTCGATCGATCGACCAAAAATCCGCCTCCCTGAAAGTGCTCGTCGAATCCAACTTTGAGCGCTTCGTCCGCGCCAAAGCCACCATCGACAATGTCTACAAAGAAATGAAATACCGCGGGGTTGATCCCACGCCGCCTCGGGCCAGGGCGCACTCTCGACATGCCAGCAGGAATAGTTTTCGGAGTGGCAGCGGTGCGCCCATGACGAGCCCCCTGAACCCTGTGACGGACCCTAGAAAGAAGAACGCTTTGGCGAAAGAAAGCGAGTACGGTATTTTGGGTATCAAAGCGCCATTGCTTGATGTATCGGCCAAGGCagaggaggtttgggggcCAGCTCTCGGTGGccgggagaaggaagaaCATTTGAAAACTGTGGCCTCGTCGCTGGATAGCTACAAGGAGTATGTTGAGATCAGTGCAGCTATCGCTGACAGCATCAAGCGCAATGATCATGAATCATTGGTGGAGGAATACACAAAAGCGAGAAGATTTGCCGAACAAGCAAAGCAGCTCGCGCAGGAACTCGAGGGGTCGCAGCCAGATGAGGATCAGGTGTATCGTATCGTACTGGCAGCGCGCATGTGGCATGACGTGGAGGAACAAATCAGCAACCTCAAACGTGATAtctggaggagcttggtaTCTCCATACAACATGGCAAAGCCAGACTCTGGGAAGTCGGGTGACCAGCATATGGAACtgatcaccctcctcctggaGCTCGGTGTGGAAGACAATCCCATCTGGGTGTGGCTGCTCAGTCGTTACGACTACTTGAAGAGCAAGATTCAGTCGACGACGGAGCGGTCCAAGGTCGAGATTGAGATCCTGAGACGCCGTCTTGCCAATTCTGAGAAGCCGAGCCCTCAGACGATTGCTTCTCATATGCGAACTCTTGGACGTCAATCCCTCGAATCAAAGACTAAAACCTTTGACTCCCCTGACATTGCCGAGTTGTGGGAGCTCAACGTGGCTTATATGAGCAACTTGCTCTCCTCTCAAGGGATTTTGGGAGAGGTTCTCGAGTTTTGGCAGACGGTTCAGGGGTTTATTGAGGGGAAGACGCAGAGGAGCTTGCCGGTTGGGTATAGAGGCGAGTCGAAGGAGCATCATCGGTTGTCTCAACAGGGCACGGTTGATCTCCAGAAGGGCGCTGTGGAACTGGTCAGTTTGATTCGGGAGAGTGTGTTGATGTTTTTTGCTGGGCCTCCGCCAGAGGATATCTCGTTGCTGTTCTCGCCTATGCCGCAGACGCCGAGCACGCCGGGGTATGGTGGCAATTTGACACCGCGAGACCCGAGGTTCAATCTTGATCCGAATAATATCCCGCCACCGTcgccgaggagaggggaggCTTGGGAGAAGTTTGCGTTTTGGCCGCCATGGTCTAATTCGCTGAGTGGTGTTCACTACCTCGCTCGGATGTTGGTTCTTGTTGGTGCGGCGGCGTGCGATATGGCTTCTATTGAACCGGTCGGGCAGGGAGATGCAGCCGAAGTCGAGCGGGTTAAGACCCTGGTTGGCGTGGCAAGGGAACGATGCGTGACTGCGTTGTGCGCGGCGTGGAACAGGGACGCCGAAAACATCAAGTACGTGGAGGACTGGAACAGGTCCCCGGACAGAAAAGAGGTGACCAAGATGCCTGCCAGTTTCAAGGCGTTTGAGGGGGCGTTGTTGGCCGGTATGCAGAACATTCTCTACATCTCGGAAGCTATGGACAAACCGGGTGCTGGGGAGATTGTTCTgcctccgccgccgaagCTGTTACAGATGGTTAGAAGCCAGTATGTGACGACGCTGTACAAGGCGCTGAGCGGGATGGTGGAGAATGCGGAAAGGccggtgaagaaggcggatgatgagtggacggtggatgtggatgggTATGTTCTCGTTAGCAGTGCTGCTGCGCCTAGGGCATCGACGGCGGTGGGAGGGAGTACGATTGATGCTGGTGATCGG AACGTCCGCATGCTATtaaccctctccaacctctcgGCCCTCCGCACCGAAATCGTCCCCGACCTCAACACCCAGTTTGAAAACGCGTTTAGCGTCAAACTCACCGATGAGACAAAAACCATCCGTGACGTCCTCAGTCAAATCGATGCTCGGCTCTTCCAATCCTACACCCGCCCCGCCATTGAGACACTGAAACGCATTATCCGCGCCGGAGTGTCGGATCCAAACTGggcgccctcctccccgtcccgGCCAAAAGAAGTCCGTCCTTATGTCTACGAGGCGCTCCTGtctctcgtcctcgtccacaCTCAGGTATCGACCACAGCCGCGACATTGACCTCCCAGGTCCTGTCTTATCTGCTCGAACAAGTCTCGAAGGAACTGCTGGAAGCTTTCAAGTCGAGGCAGCGGTATAACCTTGAAGCACTGATGCAAGCAACATTGGATGTTGAGTTTGTGGCGCAGACCCTGAGCCATTACACTACTGACCGGGCAAGCGAGCTCCAGAGCCAGATTTATCAGGAGTTGGATGGGAGGACAGATAATGAGGCTAGAGCGAGGTTGCAGGGGGAGTTGCCGGAGATGAGGGCAGttttgaagaggttgagggaggcgagTAAGAGCGAGTTTGCTTGTTTTAGGAAGCCTAAGAGGCCGGTAGGAaatgggttggagaggagggagaccGGGGGGAGTGTGGGGAGTTTGTGA
- a CDS encoding hypothetical protein (COG:S; EggNog:ENOG503NVX4), which translates to MLLLHQSGSVKIGEVVRYTVTYTPSADRILPSPEFLYLRIKNTCAIALRAAFVHGPYTLSVAAYPSHFDPNEKFEEPRRYGVPEFEPMLKAGAAWNCHLVVPDNIRQSAGEGCSQHGYLGKGPEHDGESVSWIIEVASQVVFSTSAAVHYEVLLARDEKSLNLGSVVPVIGGQSQAPQPGRVSDFQQSAGAIKDHPAQQKGVFSRAVHLKVEDTASLWNTPQLPGWDDIGWLRARSEGGADAPVEPVMASGKPEDRRPRRSFKQRKVHLVILTHGLHSNLGADMLFLKESIDAGVKKAKADAKARKARELAAKKKEATPAGADTEGNANTEILESVGEENKDEDEDDEDDEEVVVRGFSGNATRTERGIKYLGKRLARHILSMTYPDQPCLPTAKAASEAIAATLKASSQKKNGGEEAHKHSTIHHAPSPSNRLYKFTKISFIGHSLGGLVQTYAVAYIQKHSPQFFDLIEPINFIAMATPFLGLNHENPLYVKFALDFGLVGRTGQDLGLTWRAPTIARNGWGALVGNLGEQAHKRVYGEHQPESKPLLRILPTGPAHKALKKFRNRTVYSNVVNDGIVPLRTSCLLFLDWQGLGRVEKARREVGLVEAVVQAGWAELTGANVTTPRLAPWSPENNEKEEANETGKTTPTDTEELLEVPQPPTNAMLEDDRQSLRSAVVSPFQEQPASADLQQLSNSTTNTSNPLSGLFNFFRTESPKPQPPPSPKINKIYQRSQTLKAESGSTSVSVTSSSTSKVTSGTELGDDAEGLTAPPRTSIFESAGDLLNPKLPTVEYLIDPSKRHRTIFHDRIYHPFDIPPPPVKDRTSALQIRRRSLSRSSRTALSESNSPLGSPGIQHKDTGLSQQSDQSTKSMPVDYESTVNSAPSSSHDEPEVVDSSQMRVEEKIARAYHRGLSWRKVLVKLEPDAHNNIVVRRMFANAFGWPVIHHLVQSHFSDEAMARVRDEDEPGVERAKGLDQSADETGRETKETIRGGDHRGRNVTVREGDSSHDNDIINAERYDVVPELAPSPRSPRSLSRQGSTNALGVFSGTNPTTPTTATRPPIDRYDSMSWSDRDWADSADESDENGGGASYWSRMAAGANVKKPQPSPSHTHPFPSFSAATTPTPANPNPGGGGNADKKGRTVAVAAGGSVEQPGPLTPTGFMMRSVSPLSWNWTEKIVGRGKTGKRTSRSLSPGRGNSLLTTPTASTPGLGLLSRPSLALSQEGYFPGQDRGMVGEGEGEKREKDKDV; encoded by the exons atgcttctcctccaccaatcCGGCAGCGTCAAGATTGGCGAGGTGGTGCGCTACACAGTCACTTACACCCCCTCGGCAGATCGCATCCTCCCATCGCCAGAGTTCCTGTACTTGCGCATCAAGAATACTTGTGCCATTGCTCTTCGCGCAGCCTTTGTTCACGGTCCTTACACACTCTCGGTTGCCGCCTACCCATCCCATTTCGATCCGAACGAGAAGTTTGAAGAGCCTCGTCGCTATGGCGTCCCCGAGTTCGAACCAATGCTCAAGGCCGGCGCGGCCTGGAACTGCCACTTGGTAGTGCCCGACAATATCAGACAGTCTGCCGGTGAAGGATGCAGTCAACATGGATACCTTGGGAAAGGACCAGAGCACGACGGGGAGAGTGTATCTTGGATCATCGAGGTTGCGTCGCAAGTGGTTTTTTCGACTTCGGCGGCTGTGCACTACGAAGTTCTGTTGGCACGAGACGAGAAATCGTTGAACCTGGGCTCTGTTGTACCCGTAATAGGAGGTCAGTCACAAGCACCACAGCCAGGGCGGGTCAGCGACTTCCAACAGAGTGCCGGTGCTATCAAGGACCATCCGGCGCAACAAAAAGGTGTTTTCTCCAGGGCAGTCCACCTGAAAGTTGAGGATACAGCAAGTTTGTGGAACACGCCCCAGCTTCCAGGATGGGACGACATAGGTTGGCTACGGGCAAGGAgcgaaggaggagctgatgCCCCAGTAGAGCCTGTGATGGCCAGTGGCAAGCCCGAAGACAGGCGCCCCAGACGGTCATTCAAACAGAGAAAGGTCCATCTCGTGATTCTCACACACGGCCTGCACAGCAATCTGGGCGCCGATATGTTGTTTTTAAAGGAAAGCATAGATGCTGGAGTCAAAAAGGCCAAAGCGGATGCTAAAGCCCGAAAAGCCCGAGAGCTGGCAGccaagaagaaagaagcaaCGCCTGCCGGGGCAGACACTGAAGGAAATGCTAATACCGAAATCCTTGAGTCAGTGGGCGAGGAAAATaaggatgaagatgag gacgacgaggacgacgaggaagtcGTAGTACGCGGATTTTCTGGGAATGCAACAAGGACAGAAAGAGGTATCAAATACTTGGGCAAACGGTTGGCAAGACATATTTTGTCCATGACTTATCCAGACCAGCCCTGTCTCCCAACCGCGAAAGCAGCTTCGGAAGCAATCGCTGCCACACTCAAGGCAAGCTCTCAGAAAAAGAATGGCGGCGAAGAGGCCCACAAACACAGTACAATCCACCATGCTCCATCTCCGAGCAATCGACTCTACAAGTTCACCAAGATCAGTTTTATCGGCCATTCACTCGGTGGTCTTGTACAAACCTACGCTGTTGCTTATATCCAGAAACATTCACCACAGTTCTTTGACCTGATCGAACCTATCAATTTTATCGCCATGGCTACACCCTTCCTCGGGCTGAACCACGAGAATCCCCTGTACGTCAAATTCGCTTTGGAttttggtcttgttggaAGGACAGGTCAAGACTTAGGTCTCACTTGGAGAGCTCCAACGATTGCGAGAAATGGTTGGGGTGCACTCGTGGGCAATCTTGGGGAACAAGCACACAAACGGGTGTATGGCGAACATCAGCCGGAGTCCAAACCTCTGCTCCGTATCCTGCCCACCGGGCCAGCACACAAAGCATTGAAAAAATTCCGAAACCGAACCGTCTACTCAAACGTGGTAAATGACGGAATTGTACCGCTTAGAACTAGCTGCCTCTTGTTTCTCGATTGGCAGGGCCTGGGACGGGTGGAAAAGGCACGAAGAGAAGTTGGCTTGGTCGAAGCTGTTGTACAAGCAGGGTGGGCAGAATTAACAGGCGCAAATGTCACCACTCCACGACTTGCACCATGGTCACCAGAAAACaacgaaaaagaagaggccAACGAGACGGGCAAAACCACACCTACAGACACAGAGGAGCTTCTGGAAGTGCCTCAGCCACCCACTAATGCCATGTTGGAGGATGATCGACAGAGTCTGAGATCTGCTGTCGTCAGCCCTTTTCAGGAACAACCTGCTTCTGCAGACTTGCAACAGCTGTCAAATTCGACGACAAACACTTCCAACCCCTTATCTGGCCTGTTCAACTTCTTCCGGACCGAAAGCCCCAAGCCccaaccgcccccctccccgaagATAAATAAGATTTATCAACGAAGTCAGACTCTCAAGGCTGAGAGCGGCTCTACTTCTGTGTCGGTTACCTCTTCGTCCACGTCTAAAGTGACAAGTGGGACTGAGCTTGGAGATGATGCGGAGGGCCtgacagcaccaccaagaacATCCATTTTTGAGTCGGCCGGTGACTTGCTTAACCCCAAATTACCAACCGTTGAGTATCTCATCGATCCATCAAAGCGGCACCGAACCATCTTCCATGACAGAATCTACCACCCATTCGATATCCCTCCACCGCCAGTCAAGGACCGGACGTCGGCTCTCCAGATCCGCCgtcgctctctctctcggtccagtaggacggCCCTGAGCGAGAGCAACTCCCCTCTCGGATCTCCAGGCATTCAACACAAGGACACTGGCCTTTCTCAGCAGTCGGACCAGTCCACCAAATCGATGCCAGTAGATTATGAATCTACCGTCAACTCTGCACCCAGCTCGTCCCACGACGAACCAGAAGTGGTCGACTCCTCACAGATGCGAGTTGAAGAAAAGATTGCGCGCGCCTACCATCGCGGTTTGTCCTGGCGAAAGGTTTTGGTGAAACTAGAACCTGACGCGCACAACAACATTGTGGTTCGCCGCATGTTCGCCAACGCTTTCGGCTGGCCGGTCATCCACCATCTAGTACAGTCTCACTTTAGTGACGAAGCTATGGCAAGAGTCAgggacgaggacgagccAGGTGTGGAAAGAGCCAAAGGGCTAGACCAAAGCGCGGATGAAACAGGCCGGGAAACGAAGGAAACGATTCGTGGTGGTGACCACCGGGGTAGAAACGTCACGGTGCGCGAAGGGGATTCATCTCACGAtaacgacatcatcaacgcgGAACGGTACGATGTCGTTCCTGAACTTGCGCCGAGTCCGAGGTCGCCAAGGTCGTTGAGTAGACAGGGGAGCACCAATGCTTTGGGTGTCTTTTCCGGCACGAACCcgacaaccccaacaacggCGACGCGACCCCCGATCGATCGATACGATTCCATGTCCTGGAGCGATAGAGACTGGGCAGACAGCGCAGACGAAAGTGATGAGAATGGTGGGGGGGCGAGCTACTGGAGCAGGATGGCTGCTGGAGCAAATGTGAAGAAACCCCAGCCTAGCCCTTCTCACACTCaccctttcccatccttcTCTGCTGCCACGACCCCTACCCCGGCGAATCCAAAcccgggtggtggtggtaatgcTGACAAGAAAGGGAGAACAGTTGCTGTTGCCGCGGGAGGGAGTGTAGAACAGCCGGGACCCTTGACGCCGACGGGGTTTATGATGAGGAGTGTAAGTCCGTTGAGCTGGAATTGGACCGAGAAGattgtggggagggggaagacggggaagaggacgagtAGGAGTTTGAGTCCCGGACGGGGGAATAGTTTGTTGACGACGCCGACGGCTAGTACGCCGGGactggggttgttgagtaGACCTAGTTTGGCGTTGAGTCAGGAGGGGTATTTTCCTGGGCAGGATagagggatggtgggggagggggagggggagaagagggagaaggataAGGATGTTTGA